From a region of the Bacillota bacterium genome:
- a CDS encoding helix-turn-helix domain-containing protein: protein MGMKFGDRLRCLRQENDLTQEELGRRINKKKANISKYENGKLQPDLDTINVLAKFFNVTTDYLLGYTDFRGLGLVDLLDNENLIDKPKDGRISEMQRSAIITALSADFGNLEDLPPDKQRRIIKTFIKKLEQISNNEIVIHYRSDSEIEVQKEKGIEIKTSVPILGTIKAGIPILSEENYEGELEIPSDMSGDFAVEVSGDSMVGAGINPGDYILCKQSQTAYNKDIVAAVRHGEVTLKYFIENNGKPVLRAANPEYEDIPIDEYTRIEGVKTGLIRKESTPYHWYQQYISTRDNNLQEWDEVIEKAAAYGIQPDKVKTILDMHWEMISKK, encoded by the coding sequence ATGGGTATGAAGTTTGGGGATCGGTTAAGATGCCTGAGACAAGAAAATGACCTCACGCAAGAAGAGTTAGGAAGAAGAATAAACAAGAAAAAAGCAAACATTTCCAAATATGAAAATGGAAAACTACAACCTGATTTGGATACAATAAATGTTTTAGCTAAATTTTTTAACGTCACCACCGACTACTTACTTGGCTACACTGATTTTAGAGGACTGGGCTTAGTGGACTTGCTTGATAACGAAAACTTAATAGATAAACCCAAAGATGGTCGAATATCTGAAATGCAACGCTCGGCAATAATAACAGCACTTTCTGCGGATTTTGGAAATCTAGAAGACTTACCACCGGACAAGCAAAGAAGAATAATTAAGACTTTTATAAAAAAGTTGGAACAAATAAGCAATAATGAGATCGTAATCCACTATCGTTCTGATAGTGAGATAGAAGTACAAAAAGAAAAGGGAATAGAAATAAAAACATCTGTACCAATCCTGGGTACCATTAAAGCCGGCATCCCCATCCTCTCCGAAGAGAATTACGAAGGAGAACTGGAGATACCATCAGACATGAGCGGTGACTTTGCCGTTGAAGTTAGTGGAGATAGCATGGTCGGGGCCGGGATTAACCCAGGGGACTATATCCTATGTAAACAATCTCAAACGGCATATAATAAAGATATTGTGGCTGCCGTTCGCCATGGAGAAGTTACTTTAAAATATTTCATTGAGAATAACGGCAAACCAGTACTCAGGGCTGCCAATCCCGAATATGAAGATATTCCAATTGATGAATATACCCGTATTGAAGGTGTAAAAACTGGTCTCATTCGGAAGGAATCAACTCCGTATCACTGGTACCAGCAATATATATCAACTAGGGATAATAATCTCCAGGAGTGGGACGAGGTTATCGAGAAGGCTGCCGCTTACGGAATACAGCCGGATAAAGTTAAAACAATATTGGACATGCATTGGGAAATGATCAGCAAAAAATAA
- a CDS encoding recombinase RecT produces the protein MSEQNKLAQKEQSTSERFTNKIIAEFSGSVGEIALTNFQRRLAQNYFMAIDTALRTAEEKRNKKSEKYRDKLPVTWANVNMDQLARNVVAAARIGLDPMQSNHINMMPFKNNALNKYDLVFIDGYRGIELKAKKYGMDIPDHVIVELVYSNDKFKSIKKDRNNKYETYEFEIVNDFDRGEIVGGFYYHVYNDHPEKNRLVVMPIKEILKRKPTYASAEFWGGQKDKWENGKKVGKENVEGWYEKMCYKTVYRAAYKDITIDSQKIDDDYLKLKQMESTFTETEVAQEINENANSEFIDIEAEPANDDAGEINQEESSTAPEWAPQDAPPAQEEHKATGTEGPGF, from the coding sequence ATGAGTGAACAAAATAAACTTGCGCAAAAAGAACAAAGCACGTCTGAAAGGTTTACCAACAAAATTATAGCTGAGTTTAGCGGTAGCGTTGGTGAGATTGCACTCACGAATTTTCAAAGACGCTTGGCCCAGAACTACTTCATGGCCATTGACACAGCACTGAGGACGGCAGAGGAAAAGCGGAACAAGAAATCAGAGAAGTATCGGGATAAATTGCCTGTCACCTGGGCGAACGTAAACATGGATCAACTAGCCAGAAATGTGGTTGCAGCGGCAAGGATTGGTTTAGACCCAATGCAGAGCAATCATATCAATATGATGCCCTTCAAAAACAATGCACTGAACAAATACGACCTTGTTTTTATCGATGGTTATAGGGGTATTGAGTTAAAGGCCAAAAAGTACGGCATGGATATCCCTGACCATGTAATCGTGGAACTGGTTTACTCAAACGATAAGTTTAAGTCCATCAAAAAAGATAGGAATAATAAGTACGAAACTTACGAGTTTGAAATAGTCAATGACTTTGACCGCGGGGAAATCGTTGGTGGATTTTACTACCATGTTTACAATGACCATCCCGAAAAGAATAGGCTCGTCGTTATGCCCATCAAGGAAATTTTAAAGAGAAAGCCTACCTATGCCAGCGCCGAGTTTTGGGGTGGCCAGAAAGATAAGTGGGAAAACGGGAAGAAGGTCGGCAAAGAAAACGTTGAGGGCTGGTATGAAAAGATGTGCTATAAAACCGTTTACCGGGCGGCATATAAGGATATAACAATCGACAGTCAAAAGATTGATGATGATTACCTGAAATTAAAGCAGATGGAGTCCACTTTTACGGAAACAGAAGTGGCCCAGGAGATAAATGAGAACGCCAACAGCGAGTTTATTGATATCGAGGCCGAACCTGCCAATGATGATGCTGGAGAAATTAATCAGGAAGAAAGCTCAACAGCCCCGGAATGGGCACCACAAGATGCCCCACCGGCGCAGGAAGAACACAAGGCCACCGGCACCGAAGGTCCAGGATTCTAA
- a CDS encoding site-specific integrase codes for MKGGYHLASIKQNKKTGLYEVRYDAGFDGEGKRIQKYKGGFKRKKDAQDFLADQLSKINHGTYIEPAKMFLFEYLDRWLAEKKPDISPTTYSGYEINIRCHIKPFLGGIRLQELKPAHIRQLYTVLKQDREVKFKDGKKDFKALSNTSVRYVHRVLSKALEDAFMEETIPKNPAKLVKPPSKEKFEAGFLTASQIRQMLNTFRDKEDDMYIPVMLSVLLGLRRGETLGLQWKDINFDEKLVKIRSNYIMVEGEPTLREKTKTDSSRRNIIVTDRIIQELKAHRLYQKKRQAKLGPVYHKNDFVCTWSDGQPFNPTHVSRNFSYRMKKYKMPQIRFHDLRHSNAALMILQNANMKGASDRLGHSTIQITNDLYGHVERSVQEQIAQQIDDAIWGS; via the coding sequence ATGAAAGGAGGTTATCACTTGGCATCTATTAAACAAAACAAAAAAACCGGCCTTTATGAGGTCCGGTATGACGCTGGATTTGACGGGGAAGGTAAACGGATACAGAAATACAAGGGCGGGTTTAAAAGGAAAAAGGATGCCCAGGACTTTCTAGCTGACCAGTTATCAAAAATAAACCATGGCACGTACATAGAGCCGGCCAAAATGTTTTTGTTTGAATACCTGGACCGGTGGCTGGCAGAAAAAAAGCCAGATATCAGCCCCACCACCTACAGCGGCTACGAAATAAACATTCGCTGCCATATAAAACCCTTTCTTGGCGGAATAAGATTACAGGAACTCAAGCCAGCACATATCAGGCAGCTGTACACAGTATTGAAACAAGACCGTGAGGTAAAGTTTAAAGACGGGAAAAAAGACTTTAAAGCCCTATCTAATACTTCAGTTCGATATGTTCACCGTGTATTGTCCAAGGCACTGGAAGATGCCTTTATGGAGGAAACGATACCAAAGAACCCGGCCAAATTGGTAAAGCCACCGTCAAAAGAAAAATTCGAGGCTGGATTCCTGACGGCAAGCCAAATAAGACAAATGCTGAACACATTCCGGGATAAAGAAGATGATATGTATATACCGGTAATGCTTTCTGTTCTTTTGGGCCTTCGCCGGGGTGAAACCCTGGGCCTGCAGTGGAAAGACATCAACTTCGACGAAAAGCTGGTCAAGATCAGGAGCAACTATATAATGGTTGAAGGAGAGCCAACACTCCGTGAGAAAACAAAAACGGACTCATCAAGGAGAAACATTATAGTCACAGATAGAATCATCCAGGAGCTAAAAGCCCATCGCCTGTATCAAAAAAAGAGACAAGCAAAACTTGGGCCTGTGTATCACAAAAATGATTTCGTGTGCACCTGGTCCGATGGACAACCATTCAACCCTACTCATGTATCCAGGAACTTTAGCTACAGAATGAAAAAGTATAAGATGCCACAGATCAGGTTTCACGACCTACGGCATTCGAATGCCGCCCTGATGATTCTTCAGAACGCCAATATGAAGGGAGCAAGTGATAGGCTTGGTCATAGTACCATCCAGATCACAAACGACCTTTACGGGCACGTAGAGAGGTCCGTACAGGAGCAAATTGCACAGCAGATTGATGATGCAATTTGGGGGAGCTAA
- a CDS encoding MBL fold metallo-hydrolase, which yields MIEITAFASSSRGNCYRVTDGQTTLLLECGIRFKEIQRGLNFQVSEVSGCLISHEHKDHCKALADITKAGIDCYMSQGTSEALGVTGHRIKPIKAKQQFKIGTWTVLPFDTQHDAQEPMGFLMANSAGDKLLFATDTYYVRYLFRGLTHLMIECNHSLDILRDNVTSGAVPVGHKNRLMRSHFSLENVKEFLRANDLSKVQEIHLLHLSDGNSDAERFKTEIQSLTGKMTFIAG from the coding sequence ATGATCGAGATAACTGCATTCGCCTCCAGCAGCCGTGGTAACTGCTACAGAGTTACAGACGGGCAAACCACCCTGCTGCTGGAGTGCGGTATCCGTTTCAAGGAAATCCAGCGCGGCTTAAACTTTCAAGTATCAGAGGTCTCAGGTTGCCTAATTAGTCACGAGCATAAAGACCACTGTAAGGCCCTAGCCGACATCACGAAGGCCGGCATAGATTGTTACATGAGTCAGGGCACCAGTGAGGCTTTGGGAGTGACTGGCCATCGGATCAAGCCAATAAAAGCCAAGCAACAATTCAAGATTGGCACATGGACCGTATTACCGTTCGATACTCAACATGATGCTCAGGAGCCCATGGGATTCCTGATGGCCAACTCAGCAGGAGATAAGCTATTATTCGCCACTGATACCTATTACGTCCGGTATTTATTCCGGGGCCTCACCCATTTAATGATCGAGTGTAACCACAGCCTGGATATACTCCGCGATAACGTCACAAGCGGAGCTGTACCGGTGGGACATAAAAACAGGCTGATGCGATCTCATTTTAGCCTTGAGAACGTAAAGGAGTTTCTCCGGGCTAACGATTTGAGCAAGGTCCAAGAAATACATTTACTACACCTGAGCGACGGAAACTCAGATGCTGAACGGTTTAAAACAGAAATCCAGAGCCTTACAGGCAAAATGACTTTTATTGCAGGATAA
- a CDS encoding helix-turn-helix transcriptional regulator, with the protein MAYTKLREIRNKKGLSAEELARILGLKTVGAYYKKESGATKFSLAEAKLISEKLNQSIEKIFFDEAVSIIETNKSNDATTLSATGTE; encoded by the coding sequence ATGGCATACACCAAACTGCGGGAAATCAGGAACAAAAAAGGTTTGTCGGCTGAAGAATTGGCAAGAATACTCGGTCTTAAAACAGTAGGTGCTTATTACAAAAAAGAGAGTGGAGCCACAAAATTCTCTTTAGCTGAAGCAAAGTTAATCTCAGAAAAGCTCAATCAATCGATAGAAAAAATTTTTTTTGATGAAGCGGTTTCCATTATAGAAACAAATAAATCAAACGATGCAACCACTCTGAGCGCCACTGGCACCGAATGA
- a CDS encoding DnaD domain protein translates to MARSRNIKPGFFMNDILAEIEPIGRLLFAGLWTIADREGRLEDRPKRIKAEVLPYDNCDINQLLNELQNHDFILRYQVDGDYYIQILNFSKHQNPHKNEAPSVIPEPKKTSENATSDTVPDNSGTSTVQAPDKHSTDRADSLNMIPDSLNMIPQHETSVPETLQSEFGRTVSPTEIEKLQCYVKDGMSDDVICEAIKRSKLQGSPKLSYVEGILKNWWAEEVRDMDGVERVDREFEKRRKERQRDGPSGKANSGNAGQNRAGQSKKNKYTGLVPTCGSG, encoded by the coding sequence ATGGCACGGTCCAGAAATATAAAGCCAGGATTCTTTATGAATGACATACTTGCAGAGATCGAACCCATTGGCCGGTTATTATTTGCCGGCCTCTGGACCATAGCCGACCGTGAGGGGCGTCTTGAGGATAGGCCGAAGCGGATTAAGGCAGAGGTTTTACCTTATGACAATTGCGACATTAATCAGTTACTTAATGAGCTACAGAACCATGATTTCATATTAAGGTACCAGGTTGACGGAGACTACTACATCCAGATACTAAATTTTAGCAAACATCAAAACCCTCATAAAAACGAAGCTCCTAGTGTCATCCCGGAACCTAAAAAAACTAGTGAAAATGCTACTTCCGACACTGTACCGGACAACTCTGGTACAAGTACAGTACAAGCACCCGACAAGCACAGTACTGATCGGGCTGATTCCCTTAACATGATTCCTGATTCCCTTAACATGATTCCACAACATGAAACCTCGGTTCCAGAAACGTTGCAGAGTGAGTTTGGAAGAACAGTTTCCCCAACAGAAATTGAAAAGTTGCAGTGTTATGTCAAAGACGGAATGTCGGATGATGTTATATGTGAAGCCATAAAACGTTCTAAGTTGCAGGGATCACCAAAGCTATCCTACGTTGAAGGCATCTTAAAGAATTGGTGGGCCGAGGAAGTACGCGATATGGATGGTGTTGAGCGGGTAGATCGTGAGTTTGAAAAACGACGAAAGGAGAGACAGAGAGATGGACCCAGTGGAAAAGCAAATTCGGGAAATGCAGGTCAAAATCGAGCGGGACAAAGCAAGAAAAATAAATACACGGGACTCGTTCCAACCTGCGGTTCGGGCTAA
- a CDS encoding helix-turn-helix domain-containing protein — MSVCAGRTHQTCSNRYMLARLAAEIKSRGQAEGKTYISERTLAKIETGERQPKPDEVLAMADAYSQPTLAMSYCQHECPIGQRFAQPFEERDIAVSALMLLRAYNEASEAVREQYVAICDDNLIESHELPTFEHVYEKLSKLEDAISSIKLLAAQYIPDALQKQKPAPAQVAERRVSYTKRAASAAR, encoded by the coding sequence ATGTCAGTATGTGCAGGTCGAACACACCAAACCTGCAGCAATAGGTACATGTTAGCCCGTTTGGCAGCTGAGATTAAAAGCAGGGGGCAGGCAGAGGGTAAAACGTACATCAGTGAGCGCACCCTGGCTAAGATCGAAACCGGCGAGCGGCAACCAAAGCCAGATGAAGTGTTGGCCATGGCAGACGCATATAGTCAACCAACACTAGCGATGAGTTACTGCCAGCATGAATGCCCAATAGGACAGCGCTTTGCACAGCCATTCGAAGAGCGGGATATAGCAGTATCAGCATTAATGCTCCTCAGGGCCTACAACGAAGCCAGCGAAGCAGTGAGAGAGCAATATGTGGCAATTTGTGACGATAATCTAATTGAAAGCCACGAGTTACCTACATTCGAGCACGTTTATGAGAAACTATCAAAGCTCGAAGATGCAATATCATCGATAAAACTTCTGGCAGCACAATATATACCGGATGCTTTACAAAAACAAAAACCCGCCCCGGCGCAGGTTGCCGAAAGACGGGTAAGTTACACAAAAAGAGCCGCATCAGCGGCCAGATAA
- a CDS encoding DUF2292 domain-containing protein: MRDKLTSQLVTEIRSQAAEIERLQHGQIVLKIQDGKVVSGQIIKGWRADSNKREA; this comes from the coding sequence ATGAGAGATAAGCTAACCAGCCAACTGGTGACCGAGATCAGGAGCCAGGCGGCTGAGATAGAGAGACTGCAGCACGGGCAGATTGTGCTAAAGATTCAGGACGGCAAAGTAGTCTCCGGGCAAATTATAAAGGGTTGGAGGGCTGACTCGAATAAACGAGAGGCCTGA
- a CDS encoding AAA family ATPase, with product MDPVEKQIREMQVKIERDKARKINTRDSFQPAVRANYDCHECQDQEFIYNHVSNTAIPCKCREIKVIRRLFKSSGLTKSQQEVSFEYLNEDLSNREMYQMAREYLNDFYNIAVGEGENKGLGFMGTVGTGKTTLLLAVANALLNQQVPVLFINTPNLFAELLEAQWRGDGGGLLNTKIHRVSTVKLAIFDDVGKETATERVQLQYYRIINQRYAEQLPTCFTSNFDFGEIAERIGDATASRLYALTKERQMNINAEDYRLM from the coding sequence ATGGACCCAGTGGAAAAGCAAATTCGGGAAATGCAGGTCAAAATCGAGCGGGACAAAGCAAGAAAAATAAATACACGGGACTCGTTCCAACCTGCGGTTCGGGCTAACTATGATTGCCACGAATGCCAGGACCAGGAGTTTATTTATAACCATGTTTCTAACACGGCTATACCCTGTAAATGCCGGGAGATAAAAGTAATCCGGAGGCTTTTTAAGTCCAGCGGATTAACTAAAAGTCAGCAAGAAGTGAGTTTTGAGTATTTAAACGAAGATCTCTCCAACCGCGAAATGTACCAAATGGCCCGGGAATACTTGAATGATTTCTACAATATCGCTGTCGGTGAGGGTGAAAATAAGGGCCTTGGATTTATGGGTACGGTAGGGACAGGAAAAACAACTTTACTTCTGGCCGTTGCGAATGCGCTGCTTAATCAGCAGGTGCCGGTACTATTTATAAATACGCCCAATCTGTTCGCCGAGCTATTAGAAGCGCAGTGGAGGGGCGACGGTGGGGGATTGCTTAACACTAAGATTCACCGCGTGAGTACGGTTAAGCTGGCAATATTTGACGATGTCGGAAAAGAGACGGCCACAGAGCGAGTGCAATTGCAATACTACCGCATAATAAACCAGCGCTATGCTGAGCAGTTGCCGACTTGTTTTACAAGTAACTTCGACTTTGGAGAGATTGCCGAACGGATAGGAGATGCAACGGCAAGCCGGCTTTATGCACTAACTAAAGAAAGGCAAATGAACATCAACGCTGAGGATTACAGGCTAATGTAG
- a CDS encoding ASCH domain-containing protein → MKAITLYQPWATLVALGAKKIETRSWATKYRGPLAIHAGKTIDKVNCLKTEIVIPLNEHGYVLINDLPTGAVIATCNLVDCIEMTDDFLRRIVSSQEYELGHYEIGRYAWLFENIEPLPEPVPARGRQRLWEWRPPEGVVIDG, encoded by the coding sequence ATGAAAGCGATAACGCTATACCAACCCTGGGCCACGCTGGTGGCTCTCGGGGCGAAGAAAATAGAGACCAGGTCATGGGCGACCAAGTACCGGGGGCCGTTGGCCATACATGCTGGGAAAACAATTGATAAGGTTAACTGCCTAAAAACAGAGATCGTAATTCCTTTAAATGAACATGGTTATGTACTTATAAACGATTTACCCACTGGTGCAGTTATAGCCACTTGTAACCTGGTTGATTGTATTGAAATGACGGACGATTTTTTAAGAAGGATAGTGTCTAGTCAAGAGTACGAACTAGGTCACTATGAGATAGGCCGCTATGCCTGGTTATTCGAAAATATCGAACCACTGCCGGAACCAGTACCGGCAAGAGGTAGGCAGAGGTTGTGGGAGTGGAGACCTCCGGAGGGAGTTGTTATAGATGGTTAA
- a CDS encoding helix-turn-helix domain-containing protein, with product MKRKLEYGPRNYDNEAPAKLLECDANPVAEDEKLPRMFTVKTALANYFQGTIGETKLREAIRKGEVPHIRIGAKIILREDALNAWMEEQEKQSTQRRDFPYVVLKGSGKRR from the coding sequence GTGAAACGGAAACTGGAGTACGGTCCCCGTAATTACGACAATGAAGCCCCAGCTAAGTTATTGGAATGTGATGCGAATCCTGTTGCTGAGGATGAAAAACTTCCCCGCATGTTCACAGTGAAAACGGCCCTCGCTAATTATTTCCAGGGCACTATTGGGGAGACGAAGTTGCGGGAGGCCATACGAAAGGGTGAAGTTCCACATATCAGGATTGGCGCAAAAATCATTCTTCGTGAGGACGCACTCAATGCTTGGATGGAGGAACAGGAGAAGCAGTCAACCCAAAGACGCGATTTCCCATATGTAGTCTTAAAAGGAAGCGGAAAGAGGAGGTGA
- a CDS encoding DUF5131 family protein translates to MVNPERIAKGMYWDRAWSLVEGCAYVSPGCDNCWSAAQAHMRAGQNNEKIRARYEGLTTPDGRWNGRIRFLHDNIDLPLRIKKPTVFAIWNDLFHESVADISVINALGVMAEASQHTFLILTKRPERMKEIMTYDTVAADVWLGTSTGIDGSPLVWPLPNVWLGVTAENQEQADKRIPLLLQIPAAVRFVSVEPMLSAVNLTQAMYGTNPKGINWFGFTDGFGYEALLHWVVCGSESGPGRRQADIEWIRNLRDQCIAANVPFFLKQMEIGGKVVKMPELDGQVWNQFPEVDDEQ, encoded by the coding sequence ATGGTTAACCCCGAGCGCATAGCCAAAGGTATGTACTGGGATCGGGCCTGGTCCCTAGTCGAAGGCTGTGCTTATGTTTCCCCAGGCTGTGACAACTGCTGGAGTGCTGCCCAGGCGCACATGAGGGCCGGTCAAAATAACGAGAAGATCAGGGCACGGTATGAAGGCTTGACTACACCGGACGGACGCTGGAACGGGAGAATACGGTTTCTACATGACAACATTGATCTGCCGCTGAGAATTAAAAAGCCCACTGTGTTTGCTATATGGAATGATCTTTTCCACGAATCAGTTGCAGATATTTCTGTAATAAATGCTTTAGGAGTAATGGCTGAGGCAAGCCAGCACACGTTTTTAATCTTAACCAAGCGGCCGGAGCGCATGAAGGAAATAATGACTTATGACACAGTTGCTGCGGATGTTTGGTTGGGGACTTCTACCGGCATAGATGGCTCTCCTTTAGTTTGGCCCTTGCCCAATGTTTGGCTTGGGGTAACAGCCGAGAACCAGGAGCAGGCCGACAAGAGAATACCGTTGCTGTTGCAGATCCCGGCGGCGGTGAGGTTTGTTAGTGTGGAGCCGATGTTGTCGGCGGTTAATTTAACCCAAGCTATGTATGGAACAAACCCTAAGGGTATAAACTGGTTCGGATTTACAGACGGTTTTGGGTATGAAGCATTATTGCACTGGGTTGTGTGTGGTTCTGAATCAGGCCCTGGGCGTCGGCAGGCAGATATTGAATGGATACGCAACTTGCGTGACCAGTGTATTGCGGCCAACGTTCCGTTTTTCCTGAAACAGATGGAGATTGGTGGCAAGGTGGTTAAGATGCCGGAGCTAGATGGACAAGTTTGGAACCAGTTTCCGGAGGTGGATGATGAACAATAA
- a CDS encoding nucleoside deaminase, translating to MCEALTEARKAYALGEVPIGAVIVKDREIIARGYNLREILHDSTAHAEIMAMREAAKKLGDWRLTGTTLYSTIEPCTMCGGAIVQFRVDRLVYGAPDLKAGAVDSVIDVVRDPRFNHRVEVMAGVLEDECRAIIQQFFKDLRNKKN from the coding sequence ATGTGTGAGGCTTTAACCGAAGCTCGTAAAGCATATGCCCTCGGTGAAGTTCCCATTGGTGCAGTCATTGTTAAAGATCGTGAAATTATTGCCCGGGGATATAATTTGCGCGAGATACTACATGACAGTACAGCTCACGCAGAAATAATGGCCATGAGAGAAGCGGCTAAGAAGTTGGGTGACTGGAGACTTACCGGTACGACCCTTTATTCTACCATTGAGCCTTGTACCATGTGCGGTGGTGCCATTGTTCAGTTCAGGGTGGACAGGCTTGTCTACGGTGCACCGGATCTGAAAGCCGGGGCCGTGGACTCTGTCATTGATGTTGTGCGCGATCCCAGGTTTAATCACAGGGTGGAAGTCATGGCAGGTGTTTTGGAGGATGAATGCAGGGCAATTATCCAGCAGTTCTTTAAGGATTTACGTAATAAAAAGAATTAA
- a CDS encoding DEAD/DEAH box helicase gives MIPVPSYLQEPENVQRYYGTLEYNNGFWVIRGEPSVIQLAKRLFPGCSGRGSGIAKFKANKRTNGDLNWLMLRYPLKVEEAHRWEEARQETIQHVLKREEILRRPQKIVPGANFNGELREFQKEGLAFLAHNERTLLADEMGLGKTPQALAYISEKQLYPALLVVPPHLIRNWVKEITKFLKVPAMPGQSISLFGGSAHDSVHVIKGLKPYDLPPAPIYIIHYLLLRGWKRYLPDYGFKAVIFDEIQELRHRQTEKYSSASLLSDSCDSVIGLSGTPIYNRGGEIWNVMNILEYHCLGDWESFTREWCYGYGSDTVVDPELLGDYLKREGLLLRRTKDQVLKELPPKRRVVQEIDFDTGLYGELIQNAVDKAMEYDSVTEFTQRGRLKREIENETRQATGIAKAKHVATFVKMLLDAGEKVLLFAYHHAVHDIYMDELKEFGPVKITGRETGKQKDEAVEAFMNGKTPVCIISLRAAAGLNLQAANCVVFGELDWSPAIHTQAEDRAHRMGQADSVLCYYLVCEGGTDEAIQESLGLKVSQFVGLMGDKYESQEDKVIAQTAASEHMNKVIERLKEAGKEKRVRRGA, from the coding sequence ATGATACCGGTTCCATCTTACCTGCAAGAGCCAGAGAACGTGCAGCGATATTACGGAACCTTAGAATATAATAACGGCTTTTGGGTGATTCGGGGAGAGCCATCAGTAATCCAATTGGCAAAGCGCCTTTTCCCTGGTTGCAGCGGAAGAGGCAGCGGCATAGCAAAGTTTAAAGCCAATAAACGTACAAACGGTGATCTCAATTGGTTGATGCTAAGGTACCCGCTAAAGGTTGAAGAGGCGCACCGGTGGGAAGAGGCCAGGCAGGAGACAATCCAACATGTTTTAAAGCGTGAAGAGATACTCCGGCGGCCACAAAAGATTGTTCCTGGGGCAAACTTCAACGGAGAATTGCGTGAGTTTCAAAAAGAAGGCCTGGCGTTTTTAGCGCATAACGAGCGCACTCTTTTAGCTGATGAAATGGGTCTTGGCAAGACGCCCCAAGCTTTAGCCTATATTTCTGAAAAGCAATTATACCCGGCGCTGCTTGTTGTTCCGCCGCACCTAATCAGAAACTGGGTTAAGGAGATAACTAAATTTTTAAAAGTACCGGCCATGCCCGGACAATCAATAAGTTTATTCGGTGGTTCGGCGCATGATTCAGTGCATGTGATTAAAGGTCTTAAGCCTTATGATCTTCCACCGGCACCGATCTATATTATTCACTATCTTTTATTGAGAGGCTGGAAGCGGTATTTACCTGATTATGGGTTTAAGGCAGTGATCTTTGATGAAATCCAAGAGCTCAGACACCGTCAAACAGAGAAATATAGCTCCGCATCATTGTTAAGTGATAGCTGCGATAGTGTAATAGGTCTTTCCGGTACCCCGATTTATAACCGCGGTGGTGAGATTTGGAACGTGATGAACATACTTGAATATCACTGCCTGGGTGACTGGGAAAGCTTTACTCGGGAATGGTGCTACGGGTACGGATCGGACACGGTGGTTGACCCCGAGCTATTGGGTGATTATCTAAAGCGAGAGGGTTTACTTTTAAGACGAACCAAGGATCAGGTCCTGAAAGAACTGCCGCCGAAGCGCCGGGTGGTACAGGAGATTGATTTTGATACCGGCCTTTATGGGGAATTGATCCAAAATGCTGTTGATAAGGCGATGGAATATGACTCCGTTACAGAGTTTACCCAAAGGGGCAGGTTGAAACGGGAAATTGAGAATGAGACCAGGCAGGCCACCGGGATAGCCAAGGCAAAGCATGTGGCCACCTTCGTAAAGATGCTTTTGGATGCCGGGGAGAAGGTCCTGCTATTCGCCTACCACCATGCGGTACATGACATTTACATGGATGAATTAAAAGAGTTTGGACCCGTTAAAATCACCGGGCGAGAGACAGGAAAACAGAAGGATGAAGCGGTGGAAGCTTTCATGAACGGTAAAACACCGGTCTGCATTATATCCCTTCGGGCGGCTGCCGGGCTTAACTTGCAAGCTGCTAACTGCGTTGTATTTGGAGAATTAGATTGGAGCCCGGCCATTCACACCCAAGCTGAGGACAGGGCCCACCGGATGGGACAAGCTGATTCGGTTTTATGTTATTACCTGGTATGCGAAGGCGGCACCGATGAAGCCATCCAGGAATCACTCGGGCTTAAGGTTAGTCAGTTCGTTGGTTTGATGGGTGACAAGTATGAGAGCCAGGAAGACAAGGTGATTGCCCAAACCGCGGCCAGTGAGCATATGAACAAGGTGATTGAGCGGCTAAAGGAAGCTGGGAAGGAAAAGCGAGTGCGGAGGGGTGCATAA